From the genome of Uranotaenia lowii strain MFRU-FL chromosome 1, ASM2978415v1, whole genome shotgun sequence, one region includes:
- the LOC129739276 gene encoding uncharacterized protein LOC129739276 codes for MTRTHDHIRDVDAGIDADSHNVYFTKTKTNWRAYNFYKLIISASEGKNTDYFLISGSGIPLLTSVPKPLSGKESNTKAKERAMLFRSLLGWSNLSRWTMVPSRFPYRLFAGQTWVDNVTRWLQNTGLVAVDVGVIHRRINLLGKLCIQVMSCNRASAAK; via the exons ATGACACGGACTCACGATCACATACGCGACGTCGACGCCGGCATCGACGCCGATTCTCACAATGTTTACTTtacgaaaaccaaaacaaattggCGAGCttacaatttctacaaattgaTTATTTCTGCTTCAGAAGGAAAAAATACCGATTACTTCCTTATTTCTGGATCTGGAATACCATTACTGACAAGTGTACCGAAACCACTTTCAGGGAAAG AATCGAACACGAAAGCAAAAGAACGAGCGATGTTATTTCGATCTTTGCTTGGCTGGAGCAATCTTTCTAGATGGACGATGGTCCCGTCCCGGTTTCCCTACCGGTTGTTTGCCGGTCAGACTTGGGTTGATAATGTTACTCGATGGTTACAAAACACAG GACTTGTCGCTGTCGACGTTGGTGTTATCCATCGGAGAATTAATTTATTGGGAAAACTATGCATTCAAGTGATGAGTTGTAACCGTGCTAGTGCCGCGAAATAA